GAAGGAGGAGTACCTACAACCGTAGGGTGGTAGCATCCTTGGGTGACCCTGATTCCCACCCCCCCAGACTTTCAGGCAGCCTATGACGATGGAAAGAATGTTTAGAAGAAAGTTCAGAAATGCCAACCACTGGAGACTCCTCTCTCCCCTGGATCTCCAGCCCCATCCTGTCTGTGACTCCCAAATCTCCTTTGGACTCCAGTTCATCAGAGACCCTTACTTATCTCATGACCTTCCTCtgcttttctttgcattttaataGAAAGATGAACAAATGTGGACTTTCTTCCCTGCCAAACCTCCAGAAATGAAAACTCTGAAGCATACCTCCTCTTAAAGAATCCTTACCTTACCTAGACAAATGGAACGGAGCTCTATTTCCCCTCCCACAAGTCCTCCCAGACCTTTCCCTCAAGCATCAGAGGGGGTCAGGAGCTTTGGGTGAGGTTGGCACCCCATTTATTGGAGaagatcccagcacccacccctTGAAGTCCTGGAGGCCTTGGTATGTCCTTTGCCATGAATGCTGGGCTCAAGGAGCAGAACCCCTTCTGTCCAGCTGGGCAGCCCCCATAAGTCCCTGGTGCAGTCTCATCCATGTGTCCAAAGCAAGTCCCTTCCTCCTGTCCCTCAAGGGGTGTCTGTACCCCATCACACACTGGTTCTGCAGGTCTGTACCCCTGTAAGGCTGCCTCTGGGGGGCATGGGTTCTGTTGGGCTCTTGTTGCCAGCTTGTGTGACCCAGCGATAGCAGTCAGTGATGCCCTTGTTGGGGGCATGGGGGCCACAGCGGGTACAGTACACAATCCCCAGTGCAAGCAGGACCACCAAGAAAACGCATGTTGGTACCAGGAGTGCCACCAGCAGCCATCGGTCATCCCTCTGGCTTTGGCCTGCCAGACCCGCTTCTGCCAGGGCTGTTGGAGCTGCTGTAGGGGCCACTGAGGGCAGCCGTGGCACCAATTTGGGACTGGGAACTCCTTCCCTTGGGACTAGAGGGGCTCTGGAATAGGGACGTGTAGGGCTGATAGTTGAGGTCTGATTAATAGGCCTCTGGGGGGGAACCGTGGAAGGGGGAGCTGGAGGATGGGTGGCATCAGACAGAGGCACTTCATGGACTGAGGACCTGGAGCTGCTGGCCAGAGAGGGCTGGACAGCTGGGACAGAAAGCTGGGGAGCCTGGGTTCTGATGCCTGGAACATCTGGGACCAGGGGGTGTTGACGGGCTTTGGAAGAGGTATCCCCAGGGTCAAGGTTAGGTGGGACTGGAGGCAAATAAGTGATAGTGTGGGTGTCTGGAGACATAGGGGACTGGTGAGGAGGGAATACTTGAGGGTACTTGGTTGAGATAGTGGGCGGCTGATAAGCAGGAGGCTGTGCTGGGCGAGTGGCTGAAATAATCCCAGGCTTGTAGCCAAAAGGCAGGTCTGGATAATTGGCCTTGATTTTGGGGGTCTGGTGCTCAGGGAGCACAGCTGGAGGTGTGGCAGGGGCTATGGCAGGTGGATGGACAGGGCTCAGGGGTGGGTGTGTGGCTGAAATAACAGAGGTCTTGTGGGCAGAAGGTAGAGTGGGTTTCATGGCAGAGATCACCATGGGCCGAGTGGCAGAGATCACTGAGGAGTGGTAGGGACCCCTGGGGGCACTGAGTGGGGGTGGCCAGGTAGGCTCCAGGTACAATCTCTGAGGCTCTCCATCCTGTGGGAAATTGGGCCTATGGGCCAGGCCAAAGTCAGGCGGTCGTGTAGGTGACATCCATAGGACTCGCTGCTCCTCTGTCCAGGTGCCATCAAAGACCTCCCAggcctcctcttcatcctccccttcttctccatCATCCAGCAACTCATCTCTAAGGTCCTGGGAAGCCTGGGCACCCATGGCTCCTGCAGGGCTACAACTGATGCCATCTGCCTCAAGCTCATGACCTTCGCTGCAGTAACACTCAAAGCCACCAACATAGTTGACACACATCTGCTGGCACACTCCAGCAATCTGGCACTCATCCGTGTCCACGCAGCGGTGTGGCTCATCCTCAGCTGGCCTGAAGCCCAGGCGACAGTGGCAGCTGTAGCCCTGTGGCCCACCAGGCTCACACTGCTGCTCACAGGGGGCCTGGGCACAGGGGTCTTCACAACTGTGTCCATCTGCGGCTAGACGGAAGCCTTCACTGCAGCGGCAGGACACACCACCATCCACCTCTTCCACACACTCGTGTTCACAGCCCCCATTGTCAGGACCGCAGCCTGTCCCTGGGCACAGTGGGCCACCCTGGGACCAGCCAACGCCACCTGAAGGTTGTTTCACACACAGCAGAGAGGCTCCCCTGCCAGCCTGGCACTGCACGGCTGCCACGGAGCCAAAGGGCAGCCACTCGAACTCGCTGGAAACGAGGTGGAAGGGCGTGGTGTAGACAGCTGGGCCGGCTTGGCCCACCTCAACCGGCAAGGCAGGGCAGGCACCCTCAAAACCAAACTGGCAGAGGTAGCCATCGACAGCCAGTGTACACGAGCCTTCAAGCCAGCGATGCTCTCCACTGGTCTCAAGGGCCGCACAGCGCTGGGCCGGACAGGGTCCTTCCATAGCCGGCTGGGCCCAGTTGGTGAAGGCGGTGTCCTGGTCTCCCGTGGTCCATATGAAGCCCCGCAGTGGACGCTGCGGCTGGCATTGTCGAGCCTGCCGCTGCAGCCCAATCCACAGCAGCCCGCTGTCGGGTCCGACGCCCACCAGGTTGTCCACACGCCTTGCCTCCTCCGGGGTCCGCGGCGTGGCCAGGTTACCCCCCAACTCGCGGCACGCCCGCCAAGCTTCCAGGAAGGTGCGGCGCCGGGGGAAGAGAGCGTAGCAACTGCTCGGGCCACAGACGGCTCGGGGCTCGGGTGTCCAAGGGGCCTGGCCCAGTGTGGGCAGCGCGGCCGCCCAGGCCAGCAGTAGGCGCAGCAGCATCGCGACGCCCCCCGACTGGCCCGGCTCGGGCCCGCCGCTGCTCTTGACAGAGGGAGGGATCAAGGCCTCCGGCGGGAGGGCCGGGGGCGGGCCCTGCGGACTCACGCCTTGTAAGGAGTGGGCTGGGGCGGCTGCCAGCTCCCCTGCTAGCTCCCCGGGGGCTGTTGGAGCAGGAagcagtggggtggggggttcTGGGGTGAGAGGCgaagggcagaggaggggaggaggtgcAGTTAACTGACGGGCTACCTCAGGCCTTACAGAGCTGAGAGTCCGGGAAAAACGGAACTGCCTGCCTGAGAGGCTTCCCTAGTCAACCCTCTGAAACTAACTGCAGCAGGGTCTGCAGCTAAGGCAGCTAGGGTGAAGTTGTCTTCCCGAGACACTCGTGAAGATGGGATCTGGATTCACAGAATCAGTATGTGACTGCACTCTCAGTTCAACGACATGCTCGGGCCAGCCCGTTCCCATCACATGTATGAGTGCAGGCTCCTCTTCCAACTCCTGACAACTCTGACACCCTATCTCAGGCGGCCAAACCCCAGCCTCACACATGAAGTCCTCCTGACATGCTATGCCCTTAGGTGGACAGGCAAGAATGATTTGGCATGCTAAACGGTCTAACCTATGAATCTCCTCCCATTCCTGCCAGGCCCTAGATGAGAATCAACTTGATAACCCCCATGTGGACAACCTCAACCAGACAAGGATTTGATGAGCACCTTTGCCCAGCCTATCTCACTCCCAAGTTTTCTGGCTCCAGCAGGATTAACCCTGGGGGTTAGGGAATGGGGAGGAGGCCAAGGGCTGCCCTCCCCTTACCCTAGCTCAGTCAGAGGCCCTGGGAACCTGGACTTAGAGGGGGAGGAGGCAGCCCGCAAACAGGAAATGCCTCGCTGGGCTCCTGCTGCAGGAGGGCAGGGTGCAAGATTCTGGGCTGAATGGAGGCTGGGCTATAGGCAGGGTGAGCAGGGCTGCTTATGACAGGACCTGTGCAAGGCCATGTATGGGCATGGGGTACACAATGGGATAGGCATGAGCGACCACACAGGCATCACACTGCCCTCCCTACGCCCAGGGCTTACTGAATAGCCTGGCCAGGGTCCTCTTCCCATCCTTCCTGGAAGCCTCTGGAGGTTTGTACAATGGGCCAGGCACCCAGGATGGCCCCTGGGAATCTGTCTGAAGGATTAACCCCCGAATTTtctatttactattattattttattattattattaattttttgtttttagagacaggattcctctgtgtagACCTGGAAGTCCTGGActtgctctgcagatcaggctgcccttgatCACGGAGATCCTGgccctacctctgccttccaaatgctgggattaaaggtgtgcaccactaccgcctggctatttatttatttatttttggtttttcaagacagggtttctctgtaggtttggagactgtcctggaactctctttgaagaccaggctgccctcaaactcacagagatcctcctgcctctgccccccaagtgttGGCAtcatcaaaggtgtgtgccaccaccacctggcttattaattatttttttaagagatggattttgctatgttgccaaggctGTCCCCAAACTCCTGGGTTCTGAGTAACTGGTACTATGGTCACCCAACACCAAGTAATCCTTTTATgctcttgtttctttattttgatattttgagttttattttctgattatggatgttttgctgcatgtatgcatgtataccatGTATAAGCCTAGTACCCTCAGAaatgagaagagggcatcaaattccctggaactggagttacaggtagttgtaaaccaccatgtgagtgctgggaaccaaacctgggtcctgtgcaagagcaactcttagcttctgagccatcttt
The DNA window shown above is from Cricetulus griseus strain 17A/GY chromosome 3, alternate assembly CriGri-PICRH-1.0, whole genome shotgun sequence and carries:
- the Cd248 gene encoding endosialin isoform X2, with translation MLLRLLLAWAAALPTLGQAPWTPEPRAVCGPSSCYALFPRRRTFLEAWRACRELGGNLATPRTPEEARRVDNLVGVGPDSGLLWIGLQRQARQCQPQRPLRGFIWTTGDQDTAFTNWAQPAMEGPCPAQRCAALETSGEHRWLEGSCTLAVDGYLCQFGFEGACPALPVEVGQAGPAVYTTPFHLVSSEFEWLPFGSVAAVQCQAGRGASLLCVKQPSGGVGWSQGGPLCPGTGCGPDNGGCEHECVEEVDGGVSCRCSEGFRLAADGHSCEDPCAQAPCEQQCEPGGPQGYSCHCRLGFRPAEDEPHRCVDTDECQIAGVCQQMCVNYVGGFECYCSEGHELEADGISCSPAGAMGAQASQDLRDELLDDGEEGEDEEEAWEVFDGTWTEEQRVLWMSPTRPPDFGLAHRPNFPQDGEPQRLYLEPTWPPPLSAPRGPYHSSVISATRPMVISAMKPTLPSAHKTSVISATHPPLSPVHPPAIAPATPPAVLPEHQTPKIKANYPDLPFGYKPGIISATRPAQPPAYQPPTISTKYPQVFPPHQSPMSPDTHTITYLPPVPPNLDPGDTSSKARQHPLVPDVPGIRTQAPQLSVPAVQPSLASSSRSSVHEVPLSDATHPPAPPSTVPPQRPINQTSTISPTRPYSRAPLVPREGVPSPKLVPRLPSVAPTAAPTALAEAGLAGQSQRDDRWLLVALLVPTCVFLVVLLALGIVYCTRCGPHAPNKGITDCYRWVTQAGNKSPTEPMPPRGSLTGVQTCRTSV